aattaagtttttttttaacgaaatttaTTCGTTTTTTGCTTCCTAGTGAGTTTGTCCAATGATGATTTTATAAGTAAGCATAATTACCCCTACATTATAAGAGGAAGGAAAAATCTAGAGTTTTGCAACTCGTCGCCTAGCGCTTCTATGGGGTGGCGCAAACAAATTGTTATGGCTCAAAAATGTATCTGAGGTTTCAAattaacaattaggaccttttaCCGATAAACTCTTTTACATTTACCTACCTAAAAGGTGATTTGCTTAGATAGGTCCGAGTAACCCGGGTTTCCCTATATAATTAATTAAACTTATTTTATTTGctattttcattttatgcaatgtattcatttttttctaattcatatgttttatttagttttttctttcgttttaaTAACCTGACTCATTTTagtctgtttattttttctttttattcatgttactattatttattttgattatattattcatttcattgattgtatccACATTATCCATGTCATGTTTTATTTgttgtatttattttatttatttattttatttcatttgttttacttattttattcaaatcattcattttgttcattatattcaatttattgatttaatTACTTTTATACATTTTAGTAATTTCTTCcggttcatacattttattcgaattcttagatttatttattttattgattctgTTCAGTCTGTTCATTTCaaccaatttgttagtttgaatctatttaatttattctataaaTTTTATCACTTTCTTATATTGTTTTTTCACTTAATGAGCTACTAATTTGatgtatttattattttaatttgacGTATACTCATTATATGAATTTGCTAACTTGACTCTACTCATTATATGAATTTGCTAACTTTATATCAATTTTTTGCTTTCacgattttcaaatttcatttgttcatttgattttctataatttattcaattttttcgaggTGCTATTTGTGTATATCTCAAAGCTGTGTCCATCtcatctctagttgggtgcctacgtGGCATGAgatctgcaaactaatgaatgatctaaCAATGATcaatgtaagaaatgtctcatctcactgatagatGGAGTAGGTCGGTTTTTACGATCAAATAGAAGATATAACATTGGAATTCATTTTGGTTTGTTTCCAACAAGGATTACTAGTTTCATTTTTCCTACTTATTAGATAGTACAGTaatgagtttttttttcgctaAATAACCCCAACGccaaattgtaaaatttttcaACGAACATTGTTATTTCGGCCCTTCAAATGTGTGCAAATATATCTACATTTTCAAAAAGCTCGGGTTTGTCTTCGCGAAAAACATGTTCTTTTTGACTCCTAAAGCGATCTGGACGGTCTATCCCCTTAAGAAACTCTGTTTCCCCATAAAGTAATGTAAAGTAATGCTCAAAAAAATCTTAGAATAAACGATCGATGGATATTTAACGTAATAACAATTGACTaaaaaacttttcttttaataTGAATAGATGGCATCGTTCTGGTCTCAGATTTCATTCGAcaaaaaacaatatttcgtctaaCAGCAACGTTTCGGAGGCCGACGACTTCATCTTTAGGACGAAAAATAATAACAGTATTATCTTAGTCAATAAATGTCCATAATAACAgtttttgccctgaagatgaagatGAAGACCTCCGAAACGTTGCTGTTAGGCGAAATATTGTTTTTTGTCGAATGGAATCCGTGACCAAAAAGCCCATCTCTTCATATTAACTGAAAGAATAGTCACCCTAATGGAAGGTCACGTTTTGATAGAAAGTTATAATTTAGGGGATTTAGCCTTTTTTCGCGTTATTCATATAAACACCCTAACCAttacacagtggtccagaattaCAATTCAGCAGGAATTTTTATGCCATATTACTCCCCAAGgagaaaattggtttaaaaccGTCTTTATGCTTGGGTAAGGTAAGCTCATCGTATGGTATACTAAGTCTGGAACCATCTACTGCTCCTATATCTTCCACAGACATTCACAACTACGCCGTCTGAGGTTATGGGTACCTCCACTCCCTTGCTTCGATGATAAAGGCAACATCTATGCCATCCCGACCGATACCTCTGAATACCGaactgatagccgtcgccaGGAGGATCGAATATCCAGTTCAGTGCACTGTTATATCCCTGTATATCTCCGGCAGTACCCGGCATGTGGGCAACAAACATCAGCGGCTCATTGGGCTAGTTGCGATACCGTTCATCATCATGGGTGATGTGAACGGGCACCACACCTGGTGGGGCCAGTGTACATGTAACGGGAGAGGAAACGACATCGCCGAAGTAGTCGAAAACAACGACGCCGTGGTTCTCAACGATGGCAGTTCGACTTTTCTCCGCGGACAGACGGAATCCGCCATCGACGACTCTATCTGCTCGGGGGTGCTAGCAGGATTTTGTGGGTGGACTGTCCTTGCCGAACCATGCAACAGCGACCACTTCCTACGATCGGGCAGACTGGACCCGCTACGAGGAGACCGTTGACGATCTAATAGATCGGAAGGAATCATACACTTCGGATGAACTTAGCGGCTGCTTAAACCGGGTTTCCTGCATTCCCAGGACAAGTGGGAACCCTCTGCGATAGGCGGTGCACTGGTGGTGCCCAGAGGTCGGGATTGCCATCCGGGCTCGTCGAACTGCGTTACGGGCACTGAGGAAGACTACTGCGGGCGACCCGCCCCGAAGCCAGTGGGTGGATGACTTCAGAAAGGCTAGAAACGAGGCCAGGAAAGCTATAGAAGAGGCAAAAAACACCAGCTGGTCTGGTCCTTGGAAGGTATTTCCCAGAGTCCTCGACATCAGAGCAGGCGGAGAGTCAACGCCCTAAACTATTATCGTTAATGGGTGCACGACGCACGATCCCACGACTAACGGTTACGAGCTAGGCAGACATTTCGCTTCCCTGTCTGTAGACGCCGCCCTCCCACCTACATTCCACCGCATCAAGCAAAGGGCTGAGAGTATACCCGTTCGCTTCGAATCTGATTCAGGGTAAGTGTACAACCGGCCTTGCGCCGAAAGTGAATTTCATGCGGCATTGGAAATGGTACACGGTCGGACTGGACGACGTTGGCTATGGAGTGGGGAACCGATGCCCATCTTATGGAAGGAAGATGTAGTAATACCTATTTCAAAATGATGCCGGGGGTACAGAACGCCGGTTGACTTCTGCCCAATCAACCTGCTCCCCTGCCTCGCTAAGACGATGGAGCGAATGGTCAACAGACGACTGATGGACATACTGGAGGAGCGTAAGCTCTTGGGTCAACGACAGTTTGCGTTCTGACGAGGAGCAGGAACAGGTGCCTATCTCGCCAGATTTGGAGAGGTGGTGCGTCAGTCCGTAACTAATGGCTTGCACGCCGATATCGCTATACTCGACGTGGCGAAGGCTTATAATACCGTGTGGCATCACGGAGTACTGCAACAACTGGCCAACTGGAGTACCAGTGGAAACATGGGCCATTTCTTGAGCGACTACCTATCTAACCGCACCTTTCGAGTGGGAATCGGAGGTGCCCAATCCAACGCCTTTTCGAAGGCAACAGGGTCCCCCAGGGATCAGTCCTCGCCATCACACTGTTCCTTGTGTCCATGAACTCTTTATTCACCAGGTTGTCGGCGGGGATCGACGTGTTCGTGTACGCCGATGACATCTTGCTGGTCACAATTGGAAGGACCACCAGACGAACCCGCCGTAAACTTCAAGCCGCCGTAAGTGCGGTAAGCCTATGGGCTGAATCTGCCGGCTTTAACATGTCTCCTACTAACAGCATGATTACGCACTGCTGCAACCCAAACCATATCGCAACAGGGAGGTCGATCCTACTGGTTATCCCCTACCGCAAAGAACTGAAGAAACCATAGACTGTCGTCTTACCTTCCTGCCACACTTTCGACGGATCAAAGCTGAGTGCCGGAGCCGGCTGCGGCTAATTAAAACAATCAGTTCCCGGCACAAGCGCTGCAATCGTCGCACTGCACTGAATATTAGCCAGGCACTTATCCACAGCAAGATATTCTACGGGGTGAAGCTGACGTTCTGTAATATGGAAGGCTTTATCAACATTTTAAACTCCCTATATCACGGTCCAATCCGCGCTGCTTCTGGCCTGCTTCTCAGCACGCCTGCAGGAGTGGCCTGCATGGGGGCCGGGATCCTACCCCTTCGTCGTGCGGCTGCACTCACCATCGTCAGAAGAGCACAGGGATTTTTGGAGCGGACAGTCGGAGAGGACTGCTtcctcttttttttatttcgattatagaggtttcaaccttaaggtcattggCCTCTTCAGGTTGTAACGTTCACTTTTTCAGTTACTTAAATACAAAACTAAAGTGGTTATGAACTTGATTTATTTTGTCACAATTCAAACTAATAAATGTCTTTAAATCGACGACTGCTTGCTTCACAGTTCACATCGAGACTGACGTTCCTTTTTGTTCTTCAGACCGCACTAGGTGAAAAGGGACTTTCGTCACATCTCCTCCCACCAGAACTGTCTAAAGTTGAAAACTGATCGCAGTTCGATGCATAGTTCTCCTTATTTTCGCGATATTTAACAATCTTCCGATGAAACTCCATCATCCAGTCTTCCTCAAGAAGAAATTCATAGGTCTGTACTATATTTTGC
This Topomyia yanbarensis strain Yona2022 unplaced genomic scaffold, ASM3024719v1 HiC_scaffold_465, whole genome shotgun sequence DNA region includes the following protein-coding sequences:
- the LOC131695593 gene encoding uncharacterized protein LOC131695593; the protein is MERMVNRRLMDILEERTGAYLARFGEVVRQSVTNGLHADIAILDVAKAYNTVWHHGVLQQLANWSTSGNMGHFLSDYLSNRTFRVGIGGAQSNAFSKATGSPRDQSSPSHCSLCP